GCTTTTTTACAGTCGAGTCCATATACTTCACGAAACATtggatatattaaaaaatgtaatattataaaagttatagctaatttaatttaatttaaaatatattataatatagaaaatgtcgatatttctaaaagttaacaaaatacttacggaaatgtgaaaaattttcgtaaatattgaaaaatttaaggaGTTCAAACTTAAACTACAAGTCGGCACGGGTTAACCTTAACCGATtggtttcaaatttttttgcaattcattttaatacatatacgcACACATATAGGGGAGGAgaccaaacattttttaaaatcaaaattaaggAATACCCTAtgacataacatattatatctttagtACAAACCTACTTACTTGAGTATCatactttatacaaatattatgatgtaatataattataatacaatatttagacCGATGGTGcaacaaataaagaaaaagatGCAGCATGGAGTGAAATTGCAAATTCATACAATTGCCAACAAATAACTGGCATCAGAACCATTCGCCAATTAAAATCGGTGTATGATGTTCAAAAAAGAAAGGCTCGAAAAGACAAAAGTGATTATAAGGTacttatctaaaattatttcaattaatttattgttttgaaatattatgtaaactaaaatattgaacactTTAGGTTGAACTTTATAAAACTGGTGGGGGTCGTAATTTATCAATGTTGTCAAGTACAACAGACAAAGTTATTGGACTCCTAGGTGATCGTTTAGAACCTTTATCTAACCAATATGATTGTGATTCTGACTATccaagtatgtataataaattttattacagttattaattcttaactgttaatattggtatattttactattattttataacttttagatGCTAATAACCCACCAGATGAATTCATAATTCAAACATTAAATGAAGAGGATCCATCAGATGACTTATTTAGCAACTCTGATGAAAACTCTTATTTAATTGAGAAACCAGTGACAAAAAAAAGATCACCAGAAATACTTTTAGCACCGAGCAAcaaattggtaaaaatattggaCAAACAATCTGTTGCTCATAACGTCAGCACTAGTCATCCTGCAACTGtggaacaaaatataaaaaaaaagcacgAGTCTTCTGCAAAAAAGGTTTATGAAGGACTAAATCTTTTGACTTCCAaacatttagatattattgaaaataaagaaaagctaaaggacaatttaaatttgttagcattaaaaaaaatcaaaactacaGTTAGAGATTACAGAAATGGAGCAAAAGATTATGGTCCTAAAATATGATACTGAGCAACAAAAGTGTGCTTCAGAACTCAagcaaatcaaattaaaagaaCAAATTCTTGAGTCTGAACTAAGGcagaataaaatgaaagaaaCAATTctttcaaaacaattaataattaatttataaataatttataag
This genomic stretch from Aphis gossypii isolate Hap1 unplaced genomic scaffold, ASM2018417v2 Contig00251, whole genome shotgun sequence harbors:
- the LOC126553464 gene encoding uncharacterized protein LOC126553464 — protein: MLSSTTDKVIGLLGDRLEPLSNQYDCDSDYPNANNPPDEFIIQTLNEEDPSDDLFSNSDENSYLIEKPVTKKRSPEILLAPSNKLVKILDKQSVAHNVSTSHPATVEQNIKKKHESSAKKVYEGLNLLTSKHLDIIENKEKLKDNLNLLALKKIKTTVRDYRNGAKDYGPKI